One Leopardus geoffroyi isolate Oge1 chromosome B1, O.geoffroyi_Oge1_pat1.0, whole genome shotgun sequence DNA window includes the following coding sequences:
- the NEUROG2 gene encoding neurogenin-2: MFVKSETLELKEEEDVLVLLGSASPASAALTPLSSSADEEEEEELGASGGARRQLGAEAGPGGLGGPSAGAEGCRPARLLGLVHECKRRPSRARAVSRGAKTAETVQRIKKTRRLKANNRERNRMHNLNAALDALREVLPTFPEDAKLTKIETLRFAHNYIWALTETLRLADHCGGGGGGLPGALFSETVLLSPGSASASLSSSGDSPSPASTWSCTNSPAPSSSASSNSTSPYSCTLSPASPAGSDMDYWQPPPPDKHRYAPHLPIVRDCI; this comes from the coding sequence ATGTTTGTCAAATCCGAGACCTTGGAGttgaaggaggaagaggacgTGCTGGTCCTGCTCGGCTCGGCCTCCCCCGCCTCGGCTGCCCTCACCCCGCTGTCGTCCAGCGCCgacgaggaggaagaggaggagctggGCGCGTCGGGAGGGGCGCGACGGCAGCTTGGGGCCGAGGCCGGGCCCGGGGGGCTGGGCGGCCCGTCGGCCGGAGCTGAGGGCTGCCGGCCAGCGCGGCTGCTGGGTCTGGTGCATGAATGCAAGCGGCGCCCCTCCAGGGCGCGGGCCGTTTCCCGCGGCGCCAAGACAGCCGAGACCGTGCAGCGCATCAAGAAGACCCGTAGACTGAAGGCCAACAACCGTGAGCGCAACCGCATGCACAACCTCAATGCGGCGCTGGACGCGTTGCGCGAGGTACTCCCCACGTTCCCGGAGGACGCCAAGCTTACCAAGATCGAGACCCTGCGCTTTGCCCACAATTATATCTGGGCGCTTACCGAGACCCTTCGCCTGGCGGACCACTGCGGGGGTGGCGGCGGAGGCCTGCCGGGGGCGCTCTTTTCCGAGACCGTGTTGCTGAGTCCGGGAAGCGCTAGCGCCTCCCTGAGCAGCAGCGGAGACAGTCCGTCGCCTGCCTCCACCTGGAGCTGCACCAACAGCCCGGCGCCGTCCTCCTCGGCGTCCTCCAACTCCACCTCCCCCTACAGCTGCACTTTATCTCCTGCCAGCCCGGCTGGTTCTGACATGGACTATTGGCAGCCCCCACCTCCCGACAAGCACCGCTACGCACCTCACCTCCCCATAGTCAGGGACTGTATCTAG